In one Vigna radiata var. radiata cultivar VC1973A unplaced genomic scaffold, Vradiata_ver6 scaffold_322, whole genome shotgun sequence genomic region, the following are encoded:
- the LOC106754607 gene encoding homeobox protein knotted-1-like 6 isoform X3, giving the protein MEDQMYGMTPTAEYSEKALMTPETIFPAEYHGFLMSSGSRIPMFGSDELLSAAVAITAASGAEPYPNVAVVPEIQRHHDSSSLIKAKIASHPHYPRLLQAYIDCQKVGAPPEIACLLEEIRRENDVCKRDVVYTCVGADPELDEFMETYCDMLVKYKSDLTRPFDEATTFLNKIETQLTDLCTGFSLPTLSEKLQMTCTRKRGQSCLLHVG; this is encoded by the exons ATGGAAGACCAAATGTACGGCATGACACCGACGGCGGAGTACTCGGAGAAAGCCTTGATGACGCCAGAGACCATATTTCCTGCTGAGTACCACGGGTTCTTAATGTCCTCCGGTAGCCGGATTCCGATGTTCGGATCTGACGAGTTGCTCTCCGCCGCAGTGGCCATCACCGCCGCCAGCGGAGCTGAACCCTACCCGAACGTCGCCGTCGTACCCGAAATTCAGCGCCACCACGACAGCTCTTCCCTCATCAAAGCCAAAATCGCCTCTCACCCTCACTACCCTCGTCTCCTCCAAGCCTACATCGATTGCCAGAAG GTGGGAGCGCCTCCAGAAATCGCGTGTTTGTTAGAGGAAATCCGACGAGAAAACGACGTTTGCAAGAGGGACGTTGTTTACACGTGCGTTGGAGCCGATCCCGAACTCGACGAGTTCATG GAAACCTACTGTGACATGCTGGTGAAATACAAATCCGATCTGACGCGGCCTTTTGACGAAGCTACCACCTTCCTCAACAAGATCGAAACGCAGCTTACGGATCTCTGcactggtttttctcttccaaccCTTTCCG AGAAGTTACAAATGACATGTACCAGAAAGCGTGGGCAATCTTGTCTTCTCCATGTT GGCTGA
- the LOC106754607 gene encoding homeobox protein knotted-1-like 6 isoform X2, whose amino-acid sequence MEDQMYGMTPTAEYSEKALMTPETIFPAEYHGFLMSSGSRIPMFGSDELLSAAVAITAASGAEPYPNVAVVPEIQRHHDSSSLIKAKIASHPHYPRLLQAYIDCQKVGAPPEIACLLEEIRRENDVCKRDVVYTCVGADPELDEFMETYCDMLVKYKSDLTRPFDEATTFLNKIETQLTDLCTGFSLPTLSEKLQMTCTRKRGQSCLLHVVSFLHPLSKSLPTIQWSTSFFLSSQITPFFSFKPTPLTHSNSFSGLIWWKGGIKGWI is encoded by the exons ATGGAAGACCAAATGTACGGCATGACACCGACGGCGGAGTACTCGGAGAAAGCCTTGATGACGCCAGAGACCATATTTCCTGCTGAGTACCACGGGTTCTTAATGTCCTCCGGTAGCCGGATTCCGATGTTCGGATCTGACGAGTTGCTCTCCGCCGCAGTGGCCATCACCGCCGCCAGCGGAGCTGAACCCTACCCGAACGTCGCCGTCGTACCCGAAATTCAGCGCCACCACGACAGCTCTTCCCTCATCAAAGCCAAAATCGCCTCTCACCCTCACTACCCTCGTCTCCTCCAAGCCTACATCGATTGCCAGAAG GTGGGAGCGCCTCCAGAAATCGCGTGTTTGTTAGAGGAAATCCGACGAGAAAACGACGTTTGCAAGAGGGACGTTGTTTACACGTGCGTTGGAGCCGATCCCGAACTCGACGAGTTCATG GAAACCTACTGTGACATGCTGGTGAAATACAAATCCGATCTGACGCGGCCTTTTGACGAAGCTACCACCTTCCTCAACAAGATCGAAACGCAGCTTACGGATCTCTGcactggtttttctcttccaaccCTTTCCG AGAAGTTACAAATGACATGTACCAGAAAGCGTGGGCAATCTTGTCTTCTCCATGTTGTAAGCTTTCTTCATCCCTTATCAAAATCTCTCCCGACAATACAATGGTCCACGtccttctttctttcatctCAAATCACTCCATTTTTCTCATTCAAACCAACACCTTTAACCCATTCAAACTCATTTTCAGGGCTGATTTGGTGGAAAGGAGGAATTAAAGGATGGATTTAG
- the LOC106754607 gene encoding homeobox protein knotted-1-like 6 isoform X1, with the protein MEDQMYGMTPTAEYSEKALMTPETIFPAEYHGFLMSSGSRIPMFGSDELLSAAVAITAASGAEPYPNVAVVPEIQRHHDSSSLIKAKIASHPHYPRLLQAYIDCQKVGAPPEIACLLEEIRRENDVCKRDVVYTCVGADPELDEFMETYCDMLVKYKSDLTRPFDEATTFLNKIETQLTDLCTGFSLPTLSDDGGVSSEEGFSAGDGDFQDEQVHNEDRELKDKLLRKFGSHIGSLKLEFSKKKKRDKLPKDARQVLLQWWNIHYKWPYPTEGDKIALAKSTGLDQKQINNWFINQRKRHWKPSENMPFSMVDGLTGRFLTDE; encoded by the exons ATGGAAGACCAAATGTACGGCATGACACCGACGGCGGAGTACTCGGAGAAAGCCTTGATGACGCCAGAGACCATATTTCCTGCTGAGTACCACGGGTTCTTAATGTCCTCCGGTAGCCGGATTCCGATGTTCGGATCTGACGAGTTGCTCTCCGCCGCAGTGGCCATCACCGCCGCCAGCGGAGCTGAACCCTACCCGAACGTCGCCGTCGTACCCGAAATTCAGCGCCACCACGACAGCTCTTCCCTCATCAAAGCCAAAATCGCCTCTCACCCTCACTACCCTCGTCTCCTCCAAGCCTACATCGATTGCCAGAAG GTGGGAGCGCCTCCAGAAATCGCGTGTTTGTTAGAGGAAATCCGACGAGAAAACGACGTTTGCAAGAGGGACGTTGTTTACACGTGCGTTGGAGCCGATCCCGAACTCGACGAGTTCATG GAAACCTACTGTGACATGCTGGTGAAATACAAATCCGATCTGACGCGGCCTTTTGACGAAGCTACCACCTTCCTCAACAAGATCGAAACGCAGCTTACGGATCTCTGcactggtttttctcttccaaccCTTTCCG ATGATGGAGGTGTATCTTCTGAAGAAGGATTTAGTGCTGGAGATGGAGATTTTCAAGATGAACAAGTGCATAATGAAGATAGAGAGTTGAAGGATAAACTCTTACGTAAGTTTGGAAGTCATATTGGTTcactaaaattagaattttccaagaaaaaaaagagagataaaCTTCCAAAAGATGCTAGACAAGTGCTACTTCAGTGGTGGAATATTCACTACAAATGGCCTTATCCTACG GAAGGTGATAAGATTGCACTGGCTAAATCAACTGGGTTAGACCAAAAGCAAATTAACAATTGGTTCATTAATCAAAGAAAGCGTCACTGGAAGCCATCGGAAAATATGCCGTTTTCTATGGTGGATGGTCTTACCGGTCGATTCCTTACCGATGAGTGA